Proteins encoded together in one Cicer arietinum cultivar CDC Frontier isolate Library 1 chromosome 4, Cicar.CDCFrontier_v2.0, whole genome shotgun sequence window:
- the LOC101501047 gene encoding uncharacterized protein, whose product MMEVCAESSHSNGKQTLKHSKSADEVKRSSENTCRCSHSKGKQNLKQTSTFVNHAAIAWHENRKKWVGDKSKHPPKTPKEPIISWSTSYEDLLSTNEPFADRIPLPEMVDFLVDIWLDEEGTFD is encoded by the exons ATGATGGAGGTATGTGCTGAAAGTTCCCATTCCAATGGGAAACAAACTTTGAAGCATTCTAAATCTGCAGATGAAGTTAAAAGATCAAGTGAAAACACATGCAGATGTTCTCATTCCAAAGGGAAGCAAAATTTGAAGCAAACTTCCACTTTTGTTAATCATG CTGCAATTGCTTGGCATGAGAATAGAAAAAAGTGGGTTGGCGATAAGTCTAAGCATCCACCAAAAACACCTAAGGAACCAATTATTAG cTGGTCAACATCATATGAAGATTTGCTTTCTACTAACGAACCTTTTGCCGATCGAATACCCTTGCCT GAGATGGTAGattttttagttgatatttGGCTTGATGAAGAAGGCACATTTGACTAA